Proteins encoded in a region of the Altererythrobacter ishigakiensis genome:
- a CDS encoding recombinase family protein, with amino-acid sequence MKKIRCAIYTRKSSEEGLEQDFNSLDAQREACAAYILSQASEGWSLLPELYDDGGISGGTLERPALQRLLADVDAGRIDIIVVYKVDRLTRSLLDFAKLVETFDDAEVSFVSVTQSFNTTNSMGRLTLNMLLSFAQFEREVTAERIRDKLAASKAKGMWMGGIPPLGYEPDGRSLKIVDEHAALIRDIYARYLQVGNVRILAEELLREGIRVPERTLTTGKSIGGGAFTRGQIYKILSNPIYRGKIAHKDEVFEGQHEALIDEDTFEYAQMKLAEKRHRRSTRNERSSALLAGLLFDEDGQVLQPVHTTKPVPGKPESASRRYRYYIQPSEPRGEGSNRPPALRIPACEIEPLVRKELKALFDKPLTLIERAKFDVPASLLPTIEVQCGRMASDLVRNGRNIVRQVLHKVTVYPDRLVLTLARSGIARLLELPSGCSGSEHLEHAVTARLKRSGLAVRLIQADGTSAGATTPDMALVKLIHQARSWWDKLAQGDIRIAELARAEDVTASYMTRVVRLAFLTPDMVDTILVGNTPADLTAERLLKASAITSDWVKQREELLLV; translated from the coding sequence ATGAAGAAGATCCGCTGCGCTATCTATACCCGCAAGTCGTCTGAAGAGGGGCTCGAGCAGGATTTCAATTCATTGGATGCACAGCGTGAGGCCTGCGCTGCCTATATCCTGAGCCAGGCCTCGGAAGGCTGGAGCCTGCTGCCTGAGCTCTATGATGATGGCGGTATCTCGGGTGGAACGCTCGAGCGCCCTGCCCTACAGCGGCTACTTGCTGATGTCGATGCAGGCCGGATCGATATTATTGTCGTCTACAAGGTCGATCGGCTGACCCGGTCACTGCTGGACTTTGCCAAGCTGGTCGAAACCTTTGATGATGCAGAGGTCAGCTTTGTCTCCGTGACCCAGTCGTTCAACACCACCAACTCGATGGGGCGGCTCACGCTCAATATGCTTCTATCCTTCGCGCAGTTCGAACGTGAAGTGACAGCCGAGCGGATCAGAGACAAGCTGGCAGCTTCCAAAGCCAAGGGCATGTGGATGGGCGGGATACCGCCATTGGGATATGAACCTGATGGGCGAAGCCTCAAAATCGTCGACGAGCATGCCGCGCTGATACGCGATATCTATGCGCGCTATCTCCAAGTCGGCAATGTCCGCATCCTGGCGGAAGAACTGCTCCGCGAAGGGATCCGCGTTCCCGAGCGTACGCTTACCACCGGCAAATCAATAGGCGGCGGCGCCTTTACCCGCGGCCAGATCTACAAGATCCTCTCCAATCCGATCTATCGCGGCAAGATAGCGCATAAGGACGAAGTCTTCGAAGGCCAGCACGAAGCACTCATCGACGAAGACACATTTGAATATGCCCAAATGAAGCTGGCAGAGAAGCGCCACCGGCGCAGCACCCGTAACGAACGCAGCAGTGCACTGCTCGCTGGTCTGTTGTTCGATGAGGACGGCCAAGTTCTCCAACCCGTCCACACCACGAAGCCTGTACCCGGCAAGCCTGAAAGCGCTTCGCGGCGCTATCGCTACTATATCCAGCCGAGCGAACCACGCGGCGAGGGCAGCAACCGTCCCCCAGCCCTACGTATTCCAGCCTGCGAGATCGAACCGCTCGTGCGAAAGGAGCTCAAGGCGCTCTTCGATAAGCCGCTTACACTGATTGAGCGTGCGAAGTTCGATGTGCCGGCGTCTCTGTTGCCAACAATCGAAGTTCAGTGCGGTCGGATGGCTTCAGACCTCGTGCGCAATGGACGTAATATTGTCCGGCAAGTTCTGCACAAGGTCACGGTCTATCCGGACCGCCTCGTTCTCACACTCGCGAGAAGCGGAATAGCCAGGCTGCTGGAACTGCCTTCGGGATGCAGCGGTTCCGAACACTTAGAACATGCAGTCACCGCCAGGCTCAAGCGATCGGGCCTCGCCGTTCGGCTCATTCAAGCCGATGGCACCAGCGCTGGCGCGACTACACCTGACATGGCCCTCGTGAAGCTGATCCACCAGGCACGCAGCTGGTGGGACAAACTCGCCCAGGGCGACATCAGGATCGCGGAGCTGGCCAGAGCCGAAGATGTCACTGCTTCCTACATGACCCGAGTTGTGCGCCTTGCCTTCCTCACGCCTGATATGGTCGACACAATCCTCGTAGGGAACACACCGGCAGATCTGACAGCAGAAAGGCTTCTCAAAGCTAGCGCGATAACTTCCGACTGGGTGAAGCAGCGAGAAGAACTGCTCCTGGTCTGA
- a CDS encoding peroxiredoxin, translating to MDINDNQAGGSRNLRIGDAAPDFEARSTIGPVRLSSFRKRWLILFSHPADFTPVCTTEFVELAREAGEFEKRDCALMALSVDSLFSHFAWLRMIRDRFDIEVRFPIVEDPTLVIGRAFGMVAPQDNDSATVRTTFFIDPTGVIRAITCYPANMGRSIPEMLRMLDALQAIDAKDALAPANWQPGEPLLKPPTQELDEVFKAGDETAWFLREASKGKGQ from the coding sequence ATGGATATCAATGACAATCAGGCAGGGGGTTCGCGGAACCTTCGTATTGGCGATGCAGCGCCAGACTTTGAGGCTCGGAGCACGATCGGCCCGGTCCGACTTTCCAGCTTCCGGAAACGATGGCTGATCCTGTTTTCCCATCCGGCGGATTTTACGCCCGTTTGCACGACCGAGTTCGTCGAATTGGCGCGGGAGGCGGGCGAGTTCGAAAAGCGCGATTGCGCGCTCATGGCGCTTTCGGTCGACAGCCTGTTCTCGCATTTTGCTTGGCTGCGCATGATCAGAGACCGCTTCGATATCGAAGTACGCTTCCCCATTGTTGAGGACCCAACGCTCGTCATCGGCCGCGCATTCGGAATGGTGGCGCCGCAAGACAACGACAGCGCCACCGTGCGAACCACCTTTTTCATTGATCCCACGGGCGTGATCCGCGCGATCACCTGCTATCCCGCCAATATGGGTCGCTCGATCCCTGAGATGCTTCGCATGCTCGATGCATTGCAGGCGATTGACGCCAAGGACGCTCTTGCCCCTGCAAACTGGCAGCCGGGAGAGCCGCTGCTAAAGCCGCCCACGCAGGAACTCGATGAAGTATTTAAGGCTGGAGATGAAACCGCATGGTTTTTGCGTGAGGCCAGCAAAGGAAAAGGCCAATGA
- a CDS encoding DUF5681 domain-containing protein, with translation MAKRPSKPASKPVRERKRKKTESTPNDHANADGPTRDTRFQPGQSGNPKGRPRKDRNLLKLIEEELDAEMQVTEGSRSIRLSKREALAKSMVNNAIKGDQRALNNLLKQLPKPKHDESEEYAAVPLEAILNFLMRKGPNPDGGETDND, from the coding sequence ATGGCTAAGCGACCTTCCAAGCCTGCCAGCAAGCCGGTTCGCGAGCGCAAGCGCAAGAAGACCGAGTCGACGCCGAACGACCACGCCAATGCGGACGGACCTACACGGGACACCCGCTTCCAGCCTGGCCAGTCGGGTAATCCCAAAGGGCGTCCGCGCAAGGACAGGAACCTCCTCAAACTCATCGAGGAGGAACTCGATGCCGAGATGCAGGTCACTGAGGGCAGCAGAAGCATTCGCCTGAGCAAGCGCGAAGCGCTGGCAAAGTCGATGGTCAACAATGCCATCAAGGGTGACCAGAGGGCGCTCAACAATCTGCTCAAGCAACTTCCAAAGCCCAAGCACGACGAGAGCGAGGAATACGCAGCGGTGCCGCTGGAGGCCATACTGAACTTCCTCATGCGCAAGGGCCCTAACCCAGACGGCGGGGAGACGGACAATGACTGA
- a CDS encoding NAD(P)/FAD-dependent oxidoreductase, with protein MSTSHKVVIVGGGAAGIATAASLLKRRSGLDIAIIEPADSHAYQPGWTMVGGGIFEPKVTRRTMASVMPKAVTWIKQAAKSFQPDNNEVTLEDGSTVRYEALVVAPGIRLAWEKIDGLEDALGKNGVTSNYRYDLAPYTWELVQKLKNGRAIFTQPPMPIKCAGAPQKAMYLSCDHWMRAGVLDDIDVEFCNAGAVLFGVADYVPALMSYIEKYSVNLSLGHTLVSVDGPAQKAVFKTEDGEVTREFDMLHVVPPQVAPKFLADSPLAAESGFTDVDQHTLRHNRYDNVFGLGDAGSMPNAKTAAAARKQAPVVAVNVLQQLDGHGPKAGYDGYGSCPLTVERGKIVLAEFAYGGKLAPSFPTWLIDGTKPQRLSWMLKADALPWIYWNGMLKGREWLAGPGGLIAQ; from the coding sequence ATGTCCACGTCACACAAGGTGGTGATCGTCGGCGGCGGTGCCGCCGGGATTGCCACTGCCGCTTCGCTTCTCAAGCGCCGCTCAGGTCTTGACATTGCGATCATCGAGCCTGCCGATTCACATGCCTATCAGCCGGGCTGGACGATGGTTGGTGGCGGCATATTCGAGCCTAAGGTCACTCGCAGAACCATGGCGAGCGTAATGCCGAAAGCGGTCACCTGGATCAAACAGGCAGCGAAGTCCTTTCAGCCCGACAACAACGAAGTCACGCTCGAGGATGGCTCGACTGTCCGTTATGAGGCGCTCGTCGTGGCTCCAGGTATCCGCCTTGCCTGGGAGAAGATCGATGGTCTGGAAGACGCGCTCGGCAAGAACGGTGTTACTTCGAACTATCGTTACGACCTTGCTCCCTACACCTGGGAGCTGGTTCAGAAACTAAAGAACGGTCGCGCTATATTTACGCAGCCCCCCATGCCGATCAAATGCGCAGGGGCTCCTCAAAAGGCGATGTATCTCTCCTGCGACCACTGGATGCGCGCTGGCGTGCTCGACGATATCGACGTCGAGTTCTGCAATGCTGGTGCAGTGTTGTTCGGCGTAGCCGATTACGTTCCCGCACTGATGAGCTATATCGAGAAGTACAGCGTCAACTTGAGCCTTGGCCACACGCTAGTATCGGTCGATGGCCCCGCGCAGAAAGCCGTTTTCAAAACCGAAGACGGCGAGGTCACCCGCGAGTTCGACATGCTGCACGTTGTGCCGCCACAAGTCGCGCCAAAATTCCTGGCCGACAGTCCACTGGCTGCAGAGAGTGGCTTCACCGATGTCGATCAGCATACCTTGCGCCACAACCGCTACGATAACGTGTTCGGGCTGGGCGATGCGGGTTCGATGCCCAATGCGAAAACTGCAGCGGCGGCGCGCAAACAAGCGCCCGTTGTAGCAGTCAACGTGCTGCAACAGCTCGACGGTCATGGCCCGAAGGCGGGTTATGATGGCTACGGTTCGTGCCCTCTAACGGTCGAACGCGGCAAGATCGTGCTCGCCGAGTTTGCCTATGGCGGCAAGCTCGCACCGAGTTTCCCGACTTGGCTGATCGATGGGACCAAGCCGCAGCGTTTGTCTTGGATGCTGAAGGCTGACGCGCTTCCCTGGATTTACTGGAACGGGATGCTCAAGGGACGTGAATGGCTGGCCGGTCCGGGCGGCCTGATCGCCCAGTAG
- a CDS encoding ArsR/SmtB family transcription factor, translating to MTDDAPIEELKAIAHPLRFQIVQLLRGGELNVGEIETASGIGQPALSQQLGVLRKAELVETRKDAKLVYYTLNEDRLVELGTLIGGLDPRATAKNVPARTPAPGVANFARLS from the coding sequence ATGACCGACGACGCGCCCATCGAAGAGTTGAAAGCAATCGCGCATCCGCTGCGATTCCAGATAGTCCAACTGCTTCGGGGCGGCGAATTGAATGTGGGTGAGATCGAAACAGCATCCGGCATAGGCCAACCGGCGCTTTCACAGCAGCTTGGTGTTTTGCGAAAAGCCGAGCTGGTCGAGACCCGCAAAGATGCGAAACTTGTCTACTACACGCTCAACGAAGATCGTCTGGTCGAGCTGGGAACGCTGATTGGCGGGCTTGATCCACGCGCAACTGCCAAGAATGTGCCTGCCCGAACCCCGGCGCCCGGTGTTGCCAACTTCGCACGGCTATCCTGA
- a CDS encoding DUF2924 domain-containing protein, producing MSTKSKLAEELAALDDMNTAELAERWVSLTARPLPKVSAALLRLALAWELQVAVHGGLSRQSLQRLEQLAAGKTQTQSLAPGMRLAREYGGKLHVVVIDEDGAIHWNGRTWKSLSAVARAITGTRWSGPAFFGLKQKRQAA from the coding sequence ATGAGCACGAAGAGCAAACTCGCCGAAGAGCTCGCTGCTCTCGATGACATGAACACGGCTGAGCTGGCCGAGCGGTGGGTCTCTCTCACCGCTCGGCCTCTGCCTAAGGTGAGCGCCGCATTGCTGCGCCTGGCGCTCGCTTGGGAATTGCAGGTCGCGGTGCATGGAGGCTTGTCGCGGCAAAGCCTGCAGCGACTGGAACAATTGGCCGCGGGCAAGACGCAAACGCAGAGCCTCGCGCCCGGCATGCGCTTGGCGCGCGAATATGGCGGCAAGCTCCATGTAGTTGTGATCGATGAAGATGGCGCGATCCATTGGAATGGCCGAACCTGGAAGAGTTTGAGCGCAGTTGCCCGCGCTATCACCGGCACCCGCTGGTCAGGCCCTGCCTTCTTTGGCTTGAAGCAGAAGCGGCAAGCAGCATGA
- a CDS encoding MBL fold metallo-hydrolase, whose product MTSADPNLRAAADQIRRAQTEKTLRPSVAGFFDEATFTVSYVIHDPQTLEAAIIDSVLDYEAAAGRTSYGSADRIIEYVNSNNLKVTWLIETHAHADHISAVPYLQERLGGKLAIGAEIVRVQEVFGKLFNAGTDFERDGSQFDHLFSDGETFHLGKIEGVALHVPGHTPADMAFIIGDAAFVGDTIFMPDFGTARADFPGGDARQLFQSIRRLLALPDETRLFLCHDYKAPGRDEYAWETTVGKQRRENVHVKDGVSEDDFVEMRTSRDKTLAMPNLIMPSVQVNIRGGRLPDPEDNGVSYIKIPVNAV is encoded by the coding sequence ATGACTAGCGCAGATCCGAACCTTCGGGCGGCGGCTGATCAAATCAGGCGTGCGCAAACCGAGAAAACGCTTCGCCCGTCGGTTGCAGGCTTTTTCGACGAGGCAACATTTACTGTAAGTTATGTCATCCACGATCCTCAGACATTAGAGGCTGCCATCATCGATTCGGTCCTCGACTATGAAGCCGCAGCCGGTCGGACGTCTTATGGCTCGGCAGATCGCATTATCGAATACGTGAATTCGAATAATCTGAAAGTGACCTGGCTGATCGAGACGCACGCGCATGCAGATCACATCTCTGCCGTTCCTTACCTTCAAGAGAGGCTCGGTGGGAAACTCGCGATAGGGGCGGAAATCGTCCGCGTGCAGGAAGTGTTCGGCAAGCTGTTCAACGCGGGAACCGACTTCGAGCGAGACGGATCGCAATTCGATCACCTGTTCAGCGATGGCGAGACGTTCCATCTCGGCAAGATTGAAGGTGTTGCGCTGCACGTGCCCGGCCACACCCCGGCAGATATGGCCTTCATTATCGGTGATGCTGCGTTCGTCGGGGATACGATCTTCATGCCGGACTTCGGGACGGCACGCGCAGATTTTCCCGGAGGCGATGCACGGCAACTATTCCAGTCGATTCGTCGCCTGCTTGCCTTGCCCGACGAAACAAGGCTGTTCCTTTGCCATGATTACAAGGCGCCGGGACGTGATGAGTATGCGTGGGAGACAACGGTCGGTAAGCAGCGTCGCGAGAATGTTCATGTGAAAGATGGCGTGAGCGAAGATGACTTCGTTGAAATGCGCACATCGCGTGACAAGACACTGGCCATGCCTAACCTTATCATGCCCTCAGTGCAGGTGAATATTCGCGGCGGCCGCTTGCCCGACCCCGAAGACAATGGGGTGAGCTACATCAAGATTCCGGTGAATGCGGTATGA
- the terL gene encoding phage terminase large subunit — MTDPAELVGLPREIFDSMIREDFATFLAQVMAELEPGTDYTENWHIEVMANALEDVRRGETLRLMINLAPRSLKTIITSIAFPAFILGHDPTRRIMCVTYSKEVAKAQAVSFQRVMRSGWFRRVFPECHFPVHNRQLEWQTTEGGFRLATSVEGSMLGRGADFIILDDPNKGQEIFSSVARNKVISTWDNVISTRLNHPRESAIICVMQRLHEQDLAGHLLEQEEYRQILIPSIATEDEEWDLGNGRVHLRASGEPTQADRMDHREYERQRRIMGDLTFSAQYQQQPVPDDGIVIRREWLRYYEEQPREFETTLVSWDTASTLGENSDWSVGTVWGCHRGQIYLRDVIRIKMESPELTHLIEDTHCSYGGDLTLIEDGDLGRAIAQSLRSSSMLCRPNIVRPRLAKIERMQARAVLFETGKVLFPREAPWLATYQQELLGFPNARHDDQVDSTSQALQWFQRRLRQEMAAERPAGTRPRGDRRPQGLSFETGSRR; from the coding sequence ATGACTGATCCTGCAGAACTGGTTGGCCTGCCACGAGAGATATTCGACTCCATGATCCGCGAGGATTTCGCGACCTTCCTGGCGCAAGTGATGGCTGAGTTGGAGCCGGGGACGGACTACACGGAGAACTGGCATATTGAGGTGATGGCGAATGCGCTCGAAGACGTGAGGCGGGGGGAGACCCTCCGCCTCATGATCAACTTGGCGCCGCGCAGCCTCAAGACGATTATTACCAGCATAGCCTTCCCAGCCTTCATCCTCGGTCATGATCCTACAAGGCGGATCATGTGCGTCACTTACAGTAAGGAAGTCGCCAAGGCCCAAGCGGTGTCGTTCCAGCGCGTCATGCGTTCGGGATGGTTCCGCCGGGTCTTTCCCGAGTGCCACTTTCCGGTCCATAACCGCCAGCTTGAATGGCAAACCACGGAGGGTGGCTTTCGCCTTGCGACGTCTGTCGAGGGCAGCATGCTCGGGCGCGGAGCAGACTTCATCATTCTCGATGATCCTAACAAGGGGCAGGAGATCTTCTCAAGCGTTGCGCGCAACAAGGTCATCAGTACTTGGGATAACGTCATCTCAACCCGGCTCAATCATCCGAGGGAAAGTGCGATCATCTGCGTCATGCAGCGTCTCCATGAGCAAGACCTCGCAGGACATTTGCTCGAACAGGAGGAGTATCGTCAGATCCTGATACCCTCGATCGCGACCGAAGATGAGGAATGGGATCTGGGCAATGGCCGGGTTCATCTTCGCGCCAGTGGCGAACCGACTCAGGCTGATCGCATGGATCATCGCGAATATGAGCGACAAAGGCGGATCATGGGTGATCTTACCTTCAGTGCGCAATACCAGCAGCAACCCGTTCCGGATGATGGTATCGTCATCCGCCGCGAATGGCTGCGCTACTATGAAGAGCAGCCGCGAGAGTTCGAGACCACGCTCGTGAGCTGGGACACCGCATCGACGCTGGGTGAGAATAGCGACTGGTCGGTGGGTACCGTGTGGGGCTGTCACCGTGGCCAAATCTATCTGCGTGACGTGATCCGCATCAAGATGGAAAGCCCCGAGCTGACGCACCTCATCGAGGACACACATTGCTCCTATGGGGGTGATCTGACGCTGATCGAGGATGGTGACCTGGGCCGGGCGATCGCGCAGTCGCTGCGCAGCAGCTCAATGCTGTGTCGACCGAATATCGTGAGGCCGAGGCTGGCCAAGATCGAACGCATGCAGGCCCGGGCGGTGCTGTTCGAGACGGGCAAGGTGCTCTTCCCCCGCGAGGCGCCCTGGCTTGCGACCTATCAGCAGGAACTGCTCGGCTTTCCCAATGCGCGCCACGATGACCAGGTCGACAGCACCAGCCAGGCGCTTCAGTGGTTCCAGCGCAGGCTGCGCCAGGAGATGGCGGCCGAGCGGCCCGCAGGAACGCGACCAAGGGGCGATCGCCGGCCACAGGGACTGTCGTTCGAGACGGGTAGCCGCCGATAA
- a CDS encoding TonB-dependent receptor: MTDTIVVTATRSETISRDEIAPPEQIALPADAVSIAARAPGGALVGNGALSGQLSYRGLAGQRVLGRVNGQRFATGGPNAMDPPLHYAPSILVERIDIARGVAPVSQGPSLAGAVNAQLVETDFSDGSGFSPQLRFTSQYRSVDNSYALGGMAGLANESVRFGLIASREEGDDYDFPGGTAVGTSFERNLYGAHAGFRTGPGELFVEYRRSETDPTGNPPFALDIVYFDTDFIQGGFRGEIAPDIYLDGRVGHVAVRHLMDNQTSRQPAAPPMRARATFADADTTTAEASVRFGTSTVYLQIGADAELTDKYVRITNPLNKAFFIDAQPNVQSERFGAFAQWRGALRAVQFELGGRLDHTSQSAGDPQLGTAVPMGPRGIAAAFSAADRDRSETVADAALRVWMPLGDITPRVTLARKERLPSLLERFGWLPTEASFGLADGNIYVGNLELAPETAWISEVGFDLENDVFSLRPTLFYRRVDNFIQGVPFDATVGVVDSPVEMIAAMNGDTTPLRFSNVDAELYGADLDFSVRPIERFEISGTASYVRGKRRDIDDDLYRIAPANLRISAAWLGDRFSFGGELVAAGDQNQVSLSNDEERSDGYAVVGLFGRYAASDGLAIEAGLENLFDTEYQPHLAGRSRVGASDVPVDERLPGAGVGGWVRVTARF, translated from the coding sequence TTGACCGATACGATTGTTGTTACCGCGACGCGCTCCGAGACAATATCGCGCGACGAGATCGCGCCGCCTGAGCAGATTGCCCTTCCAGCAGACGCTGTCTCTATCGCAGCGCGTGCGCCAGGTGGTGCGCTTGTCGGGAACGGGGCGCTCTCAGGCCAGCTTTCCTATCGCGGTCTCGCCGGACAACGCGTGCTTGGTCGGGTTAATGGCCAGCGCTTCGCCACAGGTGGACCCAATGCGATGGACCCGCCGCTTCACTATGCCCCTTCTATACTTGTCGAACGCATCGACATTGCCCGCGGCGTTGCGCCTGTTTCACAAGGACCATCGCTTGCCGGTGCCGTCAACGCGCAGCTGGTAGAAACGGATTTCTCTGATGGCTCGGGCTTTTCGCCCCAGCTGCGCTTCACAAGCCAGTATCGCAGCGTTGATAACAGCTATGCACTTGGTGGAATGGCAGGCCTCGCGAATGAAAGCGTCCGGTTCGGCTTGATCGCAAGCCGCGAGGAAGGGGATGACTACGACTTTCCCGGCGGAACAGCGGTCGGGACCTCGTTTGAGCGTAACCTCTACGGCGCCCATGCTGGCTTTCGCACTGGACCTGGCGAGCTGTTTGTTGAGTATCGACGCAGCGAGACCGACCCGACTGGCAATCCGCCCTTTGCGCTAGACATCGTCTATTTCGACACCGACTTCATACAGGGCGGCTTCCGCGGTGAAATCGCTCCGGATATCTATCTCGACGGGCGTGTAGGCCACGTTGCGGTTCGCCATTTGATGGACAATCAGACTTCGAGGCAGCCGGCGGCTCCGCCAATGCGAGCCAGAGCGACCTTTGCGGATGCCGATACCACGACGGCGGAGGCTTCGGTGCGCTTCGGTACCAGCACCGTCTATCTCCAGATCGGTGCGGACGCAGAACTGACCGACAAATATGTGCGGATCACCAATCCTCTTAATAAGGCCTTCTTCATCGATGCACAGCCGAATGTGCAATCCGAGCGGTTCGGAGCATTCGCGCAATGGCGCGGTGCACTCCGAGCGGTTCAGTTTGAGCTTGGGGGGCGCCTCGATCACACGAGCCAATCGGCCGGAGACCCGCAATTGGGCACAGCAGTGCCGATGGGTCCACGCGGCATTGCAGCGGCTTTCAGCGCGGCGGATCGTGACCGCTCCGAAACGGTCGCGGATGCAGCGCTGCGCGTGTGGATGCCGCTTGGGGACATCACCCCTCGCGTGACGTTGGCCCGCAAGGAGCGCCTGCCGAGCCTGCTCGAGCGCTTCGGTTGGCTCCCGACGGAGGCGAGTTTCGGCCTTGCCGACGGCAATATCTATGTCGGCAATCTTGAGCTTGCCCCAGAAACCGCGTGGATCTCGGAAGTGGGCTTCGATCTCGAGAATGACGTGTTTTCACTCCGGCCAACGCTGTTTTATCGCCGGGTCGATAACTTCATCCAGGGTGTGCCATTCGATGCGACGGTTGGTGTCGTCGACAGCCCGGTCGAGATGATTGCCGCTATGAACGGTGACACCACACCGCTGCGCTTCAGCAATGTTGACGCGGAGCTCTACGGCGCAGATCTCGACTTCAGTGTTCGCCCGATCGAGCGCTTCGAGATATCTGGCACGGCCAGTTACGTGCGAGGGAAACGGCGCGACATCGACGATGACCTTTATCGGATCGCTCCTGCGAATCTGCGTATTTCGGCGGCCTGGCTTGGCGATCGATTTTCGTTCGGCGGGGAACTCGTCGCTGCGGGGGATCAGAATCAGGTGTCGCTCTCGAATGACGAAGAGCGAAGCGATGGCTACGCGGTGGTCGGATTGTTCGGACGCTATGCGGCCTCCGATGGCTTGGCGATAGAGGCCGGGCTCGAGAACCTCTTTGACACAGAATACCAGCCGCATCTTGCCGGACGCAGCCGCGTCGGAGCATCCGACGTGCCGGTTGACGAGCGCCTGCCCGGCGCAGGCGTCGGCGGCTGGGTAAGAGTGACTGCTCGGTTTTAA
- a CDS encoding TIGR01244 family sulfur transferase produces MDIRSAGPAFAVAPQIDPSDVVALKERGFVGLICNRPDGEEDGQPTVAEMREAAQAAGMAFHHIPVSGGEFPDGAIAAFRAVRRGTEGPLLAYCRTGTRSITLDTLANPDDTDPSERLLRAANAGYDLTKMSDKLV; encoded by the coding sequence ATGGATATTCGCAGCGCAGGACCAGCCTTTGCGGTCGCGCCGCAGATTGATCCTTCGGACGTCGTCGCTCTCAAAGAGCGCGGATTTGTTGGGCTGATATGCAATCGCCCCGATGGCGAAGAGGACGGCCAGCCGACAGTCGCTGAGATGCGCGAAGCCGCCCAAGCTGCCGGTATGGCTTTCCACCATATCCCGGTGTCCGGCGGTGAGTTCCCGGATGGAGCGATAGCAGCATTTCGCGCTGTCCGACGCGGCACAGAGGGACCGCTGCTGGCCTACTGCCGAACCGGTACGCGTTCAATCACTCTCGATACGCTCGCAAACCCGGATGACACAGACCCATCCGAACGCCTCTTGCGTGCCGCAAATGCGGGCTACGATCTAACCAAAATGAGCGACAAGCTCGTGTAA
- a CDS encoding DUF3489 domain-containing protein gives MTTSTKSKPKDATTAKVAPITTPSAPRPDSKIGKVVALLERKEGAMLDELVAATGWQVHTARAALTGLKKRGYVIERSTRNDVSVYTIKARS, from the coding sequence ATGACGACGAGCACAAAGAGCAAACCCAAGGACGCCACGACCGCCAAGGTCGCACCAATAACTACGCCCTCGGCACCAAGACCCGACAGCAAGATCGGCAAGGTCGTCGCGCTGCTGGAGCGCAAGGAAGGCGCGATGCTGGATGAGCTGGTCGCAGCTACGGGCTGGCAGGTGCATACTGCCCGCGCTGCACTGACCGGCCTCAAGAAACGCGGCTACGTAATCGAGCGAAGCACGCGCAACGATGTCAGCGTTTACACGATCAAGGCACGCTCATGA